The Bacillota bacterium sequence GGTCCCGGGAGCGCTGCTTTCGGCGCTGGAGGAGGTTCGGAGCACGGGTGTGGCTTTTGACCGCGAGGAAGTGCTCGTAGGCGTGTGTTGTGTTGCGTCTCCTATCTTCGACCGGCAGGCAAAGGTAGCCGGTGCCGTCAGCGTGACCGCTCCGGCGGTTCGTGTTACTCCGGAGGCAGAATCCCACTTCTCGCGCCTGGTTAGGGAGGCCGGTTACGAGATATCCCGGCGGCTGGGATACGTGGGACGGGGATTTCCGAGTTCCGCTGACGCTCAAACAAGGGGGAGTTCGTGAGATGGTGGCAAGCGCAGCACGGAGCGATTGTGGAGCGGGTGCCCGAGTTGCGAGGGGGTCTGTGCATCTGAGCGCCAAGGAGGTTTTGCCTTCGTGTCAGAAGCAAGGGCTGTTGGTCTGAAACGCTTGGAGGTTAACGGGCCTCAGCACGTTGGTGCTCAGTCTTGAAAGCGGAGGGGGAAGGCCCGTGGCAGGTCGGCTCGTAAGGGTGAATCTGGCGGCGGGTGCAGTCACGGATGAGGGGCTGGAGGAGGACTTGGTCCGTCGGTTCATCGGGGGAAAGGGGCTCGGTGCCCACATCTTGTACGGTGAGTTGCCTGCAGGCATAAGTCCTCTGGACAGCCGTAATTTGCTGGTTTTCGCAGTGGGCCCGCTCACAGGTACGCTTGCTCCCGGAGGGTCCCGGACGGTGGTGTGCACGAAAAGCCCGCTGACCGGGTTATGGCTTGATTCCAATTGCGGTGGTCGCTTCGGGAGCACGCTCCGCACTGCGGGAGTAGACGTCTTGATTCTAGAAGGCGCTGCCCCGGCACCCGTCTACGTCTTGCTTACTGATCAGGGAGTTCAAGTGCGGTCGGCCGAGGAACTGTGGGGGCTGGGCACTTTTGAAACCACTTCTCGGCTCAGAGAACTACATGGTGCTGGTTGTTCCGTGGCCTGTATCGGTCCTGCTGGGGAGAGACAAGCCCGCATAGCAAGCATCATAGCGGACGGGCGGGCGTTCGGCAGGGGTGGCGCAGGAGCGGTTATGGGCTCGAAGAAGGTGAAGGCAGTCGTCGTCGCCCGCGGAACCGGGGAGCCGCGCCCCAAGGACGACCGCCTTTTTGCCAGGGCCGTCAAGGAGGCTTTGAACGAAGTTGGGATTCATCCCGATACGGGGGGAGCCCGACCCAGGTACGGGACCAACGCCATCCTGTCTCTCATCAAGGGTGCCGGGGCGTATCCAACCTGCAACTTTCTGGGCCGCGACTTCCCCGGACTGGCAACTCTCGACGAAGAAGCGGTACGCGGTTACTTCACACAGAACAGGGCCTGCCTCGGCTGCCCCATAGCCTGTTCCAAGATATCCCGAGTCAACGAAGGGGAGTACGCGGGGGCGTGGGTGGAAGGTCCCGAATACGAGGACGTTTGGAGCCTGGGGGCTCAGTGCGGGCACGCCAATGTGGCAGCCACTATCAGGGGCGAATATCTTTGCGACGACTGTGGTCTGGATGCCATCTCGGCCGGGGTTGCCGTAGGCTTCGCAATGGAATGTTTCGAGCGCGGGGTCCTGAACGAGTTCGAAATAGGATTCCCGCTACCGTTCGGTGGCTGGCGGGCAGAAATCAAGTTGCTGGAGATGATGGGTCGGGGCGAAGGAATCGGTGCGTTGCTGAGCTGCGGGGTTCGGGAGGCGGCCAGGGTGATTGGCAGGGGTTCGGAAAGGTTTGCCATGCATGTCAAAGGCCTTGAGCTCCCGGCCTACGACCCTCGCGGCGCAGTGGGGATGGGCTTGGCCTACGCCACCAGTGACCGGGGAGCCTGCCACCTCCGTGCTTGGCCCGTTGGGGAAGAGATACTTTCTACGAAAGGGCGCTATGACCCGTTGTCATCGGAGCACAAGGCTGAGCTTGTTAAGTCACAGCAGGACTGGTTTTCGGTGGTTGACTCATGTGGCCTTTGCCTGTTCAGCACATTCGCCCTGAGCCCTGATCAGGTTGCTGACCTCTTATACGCATTCACGGGGTTTGAGGAGCACGGTAGCGGCGACAGTCTGATGCGAATAGGAGAGCGCATTTATAACCTGACCCGTCTCTTCAATGTCCGGGAGGGAGTATCGAGGCAGGAAGACACTTTGCCCGAGAGGTTGCTGAAGGAGCCTCTGGCTGCGGGTCCGGCGGCGGGGAACCTTCCCGACCTCGAAGGGATGCTTTCGGAATACTATCTTGTCCGGGGCTGGGACGCAGAGGGCCATCCTACTGTCACCAAACTCCGCGAATTGGGGCTGATGAATCATGACCACTGAAGCTGTCCAGGTTGACGTCCACATATTCGGCACGCTGTTGCCCGAGGGCGGCAAGCGCGACCTATGCGTGCGGGTGAGTCCTGAACTCTCTATTGCGCTCAAGGAGATCGAACAACGTTTGGCAGTACGGCTCGGGGACCGCCTGGACCGTGATGTCATAGTGCTTGTTAACGGACGGAGGGTGCTGGGAGACTTCTCCGGGTGGACGCTGAAAGAGGGGGACACGGTGGTGCTGGTACCACCCCTGGGTGGTGGTTTCGGGCCCGGTCGGCGATCTTCTTTCCGCCCAGAAGGGGTTTACGTCGCGCTTCTTACCCCCTTCAACAATGACGGTCGCGTGGATGTGGGGGCGGTCCGAGACATTGTGGAGTTCGCCGTCAGCCGAGGTGTGGCGGGGATTTTCCCCGTCAGCAGCGTGGGAGAGTTCATTCACCTGGGGGGCCAAGAGAGGGCTCGACTGATCGAGGCGGTGGTTGACCAGTGCAGGGGAAGGGTGCCGGTAGCAGCAGGGGTTGCCGACACCACGCCGGCCGCGGTCATCGGCCATGCTTCGGTCGCGCAGAGGCTGGGCTGCGATGCCGTGGTGATCTGCCCCCCATACTACTTCCGGCCTTCGGAGGAGCAGGTAGAGAAGCATTTTGAGGTAGTGGCCGATGCATTGCCCGAACTTCCCATCATTCTGTACAACATTCCATCGTTCACCGTTCCCCTCGGTTACGACACGGTGAAACGCTTGAGCCGCAGGCCTAACATCGTAGGGATGAAGGACTCCAGCGGCAGCATGGTCGACATGATGCATTTCATGGACAAAGTCCGCATAGCTGGAGCGGAGTTCAACGTGCTGACCGGCCGCGAGGACATGTTATTCCCTGCCCTGGTGGCTGGAGCTGCGGGGTGCATGGTTGCTTCGGCTGGAATCGTTCCCGAGTTAATCACCAAGATATGGGATTACACGAAGAACGGGAATTTTGATGAAGCCAGGTCGGCGCAGGTATCAATCCTGCAGCTGGTGAGGGCTATGTTTGCCCTTCCGTTCCCGGTCGGGTTTAAGGCTGCTCTGGAGATCAGGGGTTTTCGGGTGGGGGCTTTGCAGCAGCCCCTGTCCAATGCCGAGCAGTACTTGGCTTCGGGGGTGAAGGCCAGGATCAACAAGTTGCTGTACGCCTTAGCCGAGAGTTACGGGTTTGAGGTGCGGGTGAGCTAGGTTGGCGGTGGCGTAGAGAGGCAGACTCGCGGCAGGTTGGAGAACGAACGCTCAAGGTGGTGAGGTGGGGTGGCAGGAGCGGGAGGCCGGGAAGAACTGTTCGAGAGGTGCCGGCGGCGGCTGGATCCCGCGGATCTGGTAAGGCTGCTGAGTGACTGCCGCCCTCGTTCGCGAAGGGGCGACGGAACTCTCGCTGAGGATCGGGGGGGAGCGAGTGATGGTGTCTCGCAGGGCAAGACGAAGATGTCAGGTCGTGAGACGGTGCGGGGAGGGAAAGAGGCGATCTCTCGGGAATCTCGTTGGGCAAGAATCCGTTCCGAATCGTAAGACGGACGGGAGGCACCTACGTGGCAGCGAGTAGCCGGTACGAATATTACCGGGTCCATGCGGTGGAGCGAGCGCTGGATATCCTGAAGCTATACAGTGTGGAACAGCATGAGCTGTGCCTGGCTGACATCGCTCAGAAGCTGGGGGTGCACAAGAGCACCGCCCACCGCCTGGTGCGAACCCTGGAGAGGGCGGGCTTTCTGACCCGGAACAGCAACACGGGGGCGTACGGCCTGGGCCTCAAGCTGGTTGAACTGGGAGCGGTCGTCCTCAACAATCTGGAGTTGCGCCGCCAGGCCAGGTTGCATCTGGAGCGGCTCCACAGGGATACCCAACAAACGGTGCACCTTGCCATCCTCGACGATGGCGAGGTGGTGTACGTGGACAAGATCGAGGGGAATACCCCGGTGCGGCTGTACTCTCAGGTGGGGCGACGGGCGCCGGCGCATTGCACGGCGCTCGGCAAGGTGTTGCTGGCCCATCTCCCCCCGAATGCTGCCCGGGAGATCCTCATCCGTAAGGGAATGCGCCGCTACACCCCCGACACCATCGTGTCCGTCTCCGAACTCATGCAACACCTGGTCACGGTCAGAGAGCGCGGGTATGCCCTTGACCTGGTGGAACACGAGCCCCTGGTGCACTGCGTTGCCGCTCCCATCCGGGATTACACTGGACGGGTGGTGGCGGCTCTCAGTGTGACTCTGATCGCAGCGCGTGTTCCCGAGGAGGAAATCGCGCGGCATGTGGCCTTGGTGAAACGAACCGCGGCGGCCATCTCCGCCGATATGGGCTGGGTGGCACCCTCCGATGCCGGTGGCGCTCGTCCGGATGAAAGTCATGATCTTGTGGGGATGGACGGGTGCCGCGCCCGGCCTGCTTGAGGGAGTAAGTGGTGGTTAGGTGAGGTACGTCGTGAAGAGGTTGCTGGCATCGTCACTTGGGGTCGTGGTCCTTTCGGTGGTGCTCTCGCTGGTCGCCCTGTGCGCGTGTGCACTGGCCGCGGGGGCAAATCCCCTCACCGTCCTCGCAGCCCTGGCTCAGGGGGCGCTGCAGGGTCGGTACGCCGTCCTGGCGACCTGCGCCGAACTGGCCGCCATTACCCTGTGTGGCCTGGCCGTGCTGATCCCCTTTCGAGCGGGATTCTTCAACATCGGGGGCCAGGGCCAGCTAGAGGCAGGGGCACTGGCAGCTGTAACGGTGGCTTTGCAGATGCACCTGTCGCCGTGGATCACCATTCCTGCCGCCCTGGTGGCTGCGTCCCTGGTGGGTGCCTTGACCGTGGTGGTCCCCCTGGTGCTGCGCCTCCGCCGTGGCGCCAGTGAAGTTACTACCACCATCATGATGAATTTCGCCTGCGTGCAGTTCATGTACGCTATGGTCACGGGGCCCATGAAAGATCCCCGCGCATTCTACGGGACCACTCCCGCCATCCCTGAGGCCTACCGGTTGCCCGTTCTGGCGGGCGGGGTGCACGCCGGCATATGGCTGTCCGTTGCCCTGGCAGTGGTGCTGTACATGGTGCTGAAGTCCACCGTATTCGGCCTCCACGTGAGCGCGGTAGGGGGAAATCGCTCTGCCGCGCTAGCAGCGGGTATCCCCGTAGACCGGGTCATGGCCCGGGCCGTGCTCCTGGGTGCGGCCCTGGCGGGCCTGGCGGGGGGAGTGCAGGTCCTGGGTTTGACTTACCGGGTGGCGGAGGGCTGGTCCAAGTCATGGGGCTTCACGGGCATTCCCGTTGCGCTGCTCGGGGGTAACCCACTGGGCGTGTTACTGGTGGGTTTCGTGTTCGCCGTACTGGAAACGGGGTCGCGGTCGATGCAGGCGGCCACCGGGGTCCCGGCCGCCCTCATCTACCTTTTTCAGGGCTTGCCGGTACTCATCTTCCTGGCATTGAACGCCAGCGCCATTCTGCGGAGAGGCAGGCAGCAGTCATGAATCAAGCATGGTGGGGAGACTTCCTGCTGGCCACGCTGAGGGCAGCGACGCCCCTGGCCTTCTGTGCCCTGGGTGTGCTGTTGTCGGAGCGAGCGGGCGTGCTCAACATCGGGGTGGAAGGTGCCATGCTGGCGGGGGCCCTGGCAGCCGTGATGGCCGGGGTACTCACGGGCAGCGCCTGGGCGGGTCTCCTCCTCGCCTGTGCTGTGGGGCTAGGCGCCGGGCTGATCCTGGGGGCTCTTACCGTCCTGCTCCCGGCCGACCAGGTGGTGGTGGGTATAGCTTTCAACCTGGTTAGCCTTGGGGTAACCAGTTTCATTTACAAAGTGATGGTTGCCCGGGGCGTGCAGCTCATTGGGCCGGCGGCTCTGGCCTCCCTCTCGTCGGCGTTCCCGCAGGCGCGTGCCGGGGGCGTCTGGGCGTCCATCTCGCCGCTCACGTACGCTGCACTGGCGGTGGCCGTGCTCATGTACGTGTTCCTGTTCCGCAGCGGGCCTGGGCTCTTGTGGCGGTCGGTGGGAGAGAGCGCGCACGCTGCCCACGCAGCCGGCATTGACGTTTTCCGCGTGCGGCTGCTGGCGCTGGTGGCTGGTACTGTCCTCTGCTCTTTGGGAGGGGCGGCACTTACCGTGGCCTGGGTGCGCAGTTTCACCGACAACATCACCATGGGCCGGGGGTTCATCGCCCTGGCTGCTGTTTACTTCGGACGCTGGCATCCGGTGTGGGCACTGGGCGCCTGTGTCCTGTTCGGGGCGGGTGAGGCCCTGGCCTTTCGCGCCCAGGCCTCTGGAATGGGCCTGAACCCGTACTACTATATGATGCTGCCGTACGTGCTCACCTTGCTGGCGGTGGCGGTGATGGGTCGTGCCCTGGGCCCCCGCGATGCGGGCAAGCCTTACGTGAGGGGTTAAAGAGGGGGGTGAGCAGGGTAACCGGAGCCTTTGCCAAGAGACGAGGACCGCGATGGGAATGAAAGGGGGAGCAAGGATGCGCAAGTTGATTCGCGGTGTGGCTCTGCTGTTGGCGGTGCTCATGATGGTATCCGTGGCGGGATGTGCTGGGAAGAAAGTGGAACAGCCGCAGCAGCCCGCGGAACAGGCGAAGCCAAAGGTGAAAGCGGGGATCATGTACGCCATCATGAACCCCGCACGGGCTGGCGGCTGGGACCGGGCTGACTGGGCGGGGATAGAGTACCTCAGGAAAGAGCTGGGCTGGGAAGTGACCGTGGCTGAGGGCGTTCCTTACCCGCAGACCGCTGCCACCGCTGCCGGCTATGCGGAAAAGGGCTACGACATCGTCATCTTCCCGGACAACGGGCAAATAGAAGCGTTCAAAGAGGTTCCGCCCAAGTATCCGAAGACCTGGTTCGTGATGACGTCGCTCTGCGATGAATTGCCCAACTCGCCCCGCGTGGCTGCGTGGTTCCCTGATCTGTATGTGTACGGTAACGTGGTGGGCGCCATCGCGGCCAAGGCGAGCAAGACCGGGACCATCGGCGTGATCGGAGGAGTTCCCATCCCCGCCCTGATCACCATGTACAGCGGCATCATCGAGGGCGCCAAGTACGTGCGACCCGATGCCAAGGTGCTGGTGTACTGGGTGGGCGACTGGGTGGACGTGCCCAAGCACCGGGAGGTGACCACCCTGCAGGTCCAGCAGGGGGCGGACGTCATCTTCGCCGTGAGCGGTCCGGGCACCACGGGGGTGTTTGAGGGCGCCGAGGCGGGCGGGGCCAAGGTCATCGGGTATGCGGCCGACTGGTATGAAGACGCCCCCAAGGCGGTGCTCACCAGCGTCCTGATCGACAAGCGTCAGATGTACCGGGACATGGCGGAGCAGTTCATGTCCGGCAAGCTGGAGAAGAAGATGGTGAACTGCGGGGCCGAGTTCTTCAAGGTGGCGGACTTCCGCGGCAGCCTGCCTGCGGATAAGGTCAAGGAGATCGAAGAACTGGTCGGCAAGATGCAACAGGGTGAGATCGTCATCCCCGTGAAGATCCACGAGGAGATCGCCAAGAAGTAGTGTGTGGCACGGGCGGGAGGGGCCGGGCTCGGGCAGGTTGATGGGCTGGCACTTCCCGCCCGCAACTGAGGAGGATGGGCATGGATGCCGTGGCCGCGCGGGCGGCGGAGCCGGGTCCGGCCGTGTGCATGGAAGGGATATGCAAGTCCTTTGGCCGATTGCGGGCGCTGAATGACGTTTCCCTGTCGCTGGCACCCGGGGAGATACGGGCCCTGGTGGGCGAGAACGGGGCGGGGAAGACCACGCTGATGAACGTGCTGTACGGGATGTACCGCCCCGACGCAGGCCGCATCCAGGTGTGGGGCCGGGAAGTGGGTCGGGACTGGTCGCCCAGGCAAGCGATCTCCTGGGGTATAGGGATGTTACACCAGCATTTCTCGCTCATTCCCAACCACACGGTCCTGGAGAACATCGTGATGCCGAAGCTGCGGTGGAAGCAGTTGTTTCCCCCCTGGGGGCAGCACCGGGAAGAGATAGAGAAACTCTGCGGCCGGTACGGATTCTCGGTGGACCCGGGGAGCATGGTGGGGTCGCTTTCCGTGGGTCAGCAGCAGCAGGTCGAGATCCTGAAGTTGCTATATCAGGGGGCGAAGGTTCTCATCCTGGACGAACCCACGGGTGTCCTTACCCCCCAGCAGACGGACGCCCTGCTTCGTCTGCTCGTGGTCTTGCGTTCCCAGGGACTGTCCGTCGTCTTCATAACCCACAAGCTGGCGGAAGCCTTTGCCGTGAGCGATACCATCACCGTCCTGCGCGGCGGAAAGCACGTGGCGACCCTGGCGCGGACCCAGACGACGCCGGAGGAGGTGGCCCGCTTGATGGTGAGCAGGCCCACGCTCGAGGTCACCAGCGGCCACCGCGCCCCGGCCGGAGAGAGGGTGGTGCTGGAGGTTACCGACCTGGTGGTGGAGGACGAGCGGCATAAGACGGTGCTGGACCACGTCTCCCTGTGCGTGCGGGCAGGCGAGATAGTTGGGGTTGCCGGAGTGGCCGGAAACGGGCAGACGGAACTGGCCGAGGCGCTCGTGGGTATCCGGCGGGTGCACGCCGGGAGGATCAGGATCGACGGTCAGGATGCGACAGCGTGGAGCATCGGCCGGCGCCGACGGTGGGGCCTGGGGTTCATCCCGGAAGACCGCCATCTTTACGGCATGGTGCCCGAGATGAGCGTGGCCGAGAACCTGGTACTGGACCGGGCCACCTCCCAGCCTTTCTCGCACGGGGGTATCCTCCACCGGCAGGTTATCGAGCACGCCGCCCGCGAGGCTATCTCCACTTACGATGTGCGCGCTCCCGGGCCGGACGTTCCCATCAAGAACCTGTCCGGCGGTAACCAGCAGAAGGTGGTGCTGGCGCGAGCCCTAGCCGGAGGGGCGAAAGTTTTGGTGGTATGCGAACCGACGCGGGGTCTGGACTTTGCCGCCACTGAGTACGTGCGCAAGCGCCTGGCAGCCAGTGCCGAGGAAGGGATGGGCGTGCTGCTCATTTCCAGTGAACTGGAGGAACTCCTGTCCCTTTCCCACCGGCTGCTGGTGATGTACCGGGGGCGGGTGGTGGGGGAATTGCCGCGGGAAAGTTTCGACGTTGAGCGGATCGGTCTGCTGATGACGGGGCAGACACGGACGCCTGCGGTCGAGCCGAACAAGGGGGATGAGCGTGGAACCGACGGTCAAGGTACTGGGCATTTCGGGCAGTCCGCGCAAGGGCAATAGTGAGTTCTTGCTGGAACAGGCCCTGGATGCAGCGCAGGGCGTGCACCTGGGCATGGTTCAGTGCACCAGCTACTCGGTGCGGGGCAAGAAGTTCGGGCCCTGCCTGTCCTGCTTCCGGTGCGCCGACCTGCAGGGTGAGTGCGTGATCAGGGATAGCTTCCAGGAATTGAGGGATCTCTGGCTGGAGGCGGATGTAATCCTCTACTCGGTGCCGGTGTACCACATGGGTATGCCCGGGCAATTAAAGTGTTTCATTGACCGGTTGGGCAATTCCCTGTTTGCGCGCTTCCGCCACCTCTTTCCCCAGGGCGTGGACACCCTGCCCAAGCACCTGAAGGTGGTCGGAAGCATCGCCCAGGGGGTGCATCTCTGTTCCGGACAGGAACACACCCTGACCGACCTGATAAACCATGCCCTGGTCATGCAGTGTATCCCCGTGGCGGGGGACATGTGGGAGTCCTACATCGGCGCCGCTGGCTGGACGTCGGGGAACATCGACCGCAAGGCTTTGGCGGAGCAGTTGCAAAGCGGCCAGGCCGACGCCACCGTGCTGGTGAAGGCAGCGCGCGACGTGGGGCGCAGGGCCGTGGAATTGGCCTTCATCCTGAAGGCCGGGGTGGGTGTGCTGGGGGAGAAGCTCCGCGGTGACCCGGCTTACCTGCCTCTCCTGGAACGGGTTGAGGGGCAGTAGCACTGGACGGGGGGCTTTGCTTTGGGACGGACGGAGCTGAAGGAGCGCATAATCGCCAGCGGGCTGATAGCCGTGTTGCGCCGCATCCCGGGAGACCGGCTGGTACCGATCGTCGAGGCCCTCTCCGGGGGTGGGGTGGGCGTGGCTGAGATCACGTGGGACGATGAGGGATCGCTCCGGCTGCTGGGAAGGGCAGTCGAGGTATCGGGCCAGGACCTCCTCTGGGGCATGGGAACCGTCACCACGACCGACCAGGTCCGGCGGGCGGTGGGGGCGGGGGCGCGATTCATAGTGACCCCGGTGCTGGTCCCGGAAGTAATCTCCGCCTGCCTGGACCTGGACGTGGTTTGCATTCCGGGTGCGTTCTCTCCCACCGAGATCTATTCGGCCTGGAGGGCCGGTGCGGACCTCATCAAGGTTTTCCCGGCCTGCGTGCTGGGTCCCTCTTACTTCCAGGAGATGCGGGGGCCGTTCCCCGGGGTGCCCCTGGTGGCGGTGGGGGGTGTGGATGCCTCCAATGCGGGGTCTTTCCTGCGGGCAGGCGCCTGCGCTGTGGCGGCCGGGGGCAAGCTGGTTCCCCGGCACCTGGTGGAGACGGACCAATGGAACACCCTGGTGGAGACCGTGAGCAGGTTCGTGGCCGCGGTCAGGGAGGGAAAGGGTTCTTGTTCGCACTAGCGGTGGATGAGAGCCGGTGCAACCGCTGCCGCAGGTGCGAGGTTGCCTGCCAGCTCCGGGCGGAGCGTGGGGCTGGGGGTGTGCCCCGGATCAGGGTGGAGGAGGATGGCTGGCCGATCATCAGGATTTGCCGGCAGTGCGAGGGTGCCCCTTGCGCCGAGGCCTGCGTTAGCGGGGCCATCCGCAGCGATCCCGGGCGGGGCACCGTGCAACTCGATCCGTCGCTGTGCGTGGGCTGCTGGGCCTGCGTTATGGAGTGCCCGTTCGCGGCAGCGTTCATGACGCTTCTCCCCGACGGACGGTGGCAGGCGGTGAAGTGCGACGGCTGTTCAGACTTCCCCGTACCGCTGTGCGCGCGGTTTTGCCCCACGGGGGCCCTGCGGTGGAGCGGGAGGGCCGAGGGCGTGGCTGCGGGGGTCAGGCGTCGGCGTGCTGCCCGCCTCGGTCGGGGGGTGCTCCGTTGAGAAGGTACGTAGTGGTAGGCAACAGTGCGGCCGGAGTAAGTGCCATACGCAGCATACGGGCCTACGACGGTTCCGGTCCCATCACCCTGGTGTCCGAGGAGCCCTACCCGTTTTATTCCCGCGTGCTCCTCACCCACTACGTGGCCGGTCGGGTACCCCGGGAGCGGCTGTTCCTGGTGGGGGAGGGGTTTTACCGGGTCCACGGCGTGGAAGTCTTGCTGGGCGTGCGCGTAGTGGGCCTGGACGTCTACGGCCGGCGGCTCGAACTGAGCGATGGCCGGGTAATTCCGTACGATGTTCTCCTGGTGGCCACCGGGGCCCGCCCCGTGCTGGCGCGCCCCTTTTCGCCCGCACGGGAGGGAGTGATGGGCCTTCGCTTTCTCGGGGATGCCGAGCGGCTGAGGCGGGCAACTGCGGCGGGGGCGCGCGTGGCGGTAGTCGGCGGGGGACCCGCAGGCATCAAGCTGGCCTGTGCCCTGCGGGAGGCGGGTGGAAATCCCACCCTGCTGGTGAGTTCCCCTCACATCCTGTCCCAGGTAGCGGACGACGAGGCTGCCCTTCTACTGGAGTCGCGTCTTGCTGCCCATGGATTGAGGGTGCGGTGTGGTGTGGAGGTCAGGGAGGTGGCCGGCGGCCCCCACGGGGTCGAGGGCCTGGTGCTCAGCGACGGTACCTGCGTCGCCTGCGACCTGGTGGTGGTGTGCAAGGGTGTGGAGCCCAGGGCCGAACTCCTGGCCGGCAAGGCAGAGGTGCGTCGCGGCGTAGTGGTGGATGACCGCATGCGCACCAGCCTGCCGGAGGTCTACGCGGCCGGAGACGTGGTGGAATGCACCGACGTGGCCTGGGGGCAAGGCCGGGTCGGCGCCATATGGCCGCACGCTGTGGCACAGGGTAAGGTGGCGGGGGCGAACATGGCTGGAGTTCATCTGCTGTTCCGAGGGGCGCTGGCCAGGAACTCGCTGGACGTCTTCGGCCTTCCCTTCGTGTCCATGGGCGTGACGCGGGTCCCACCGGAGCCCGGCTGGAGTTCTCAGGTGCTGCGGGACGGCGACGCCTACCTGAAGCTGGTGTTCCGGGGGGGTCGCATCGTGGGCGCCGTCCTCGTGGGGTGCGCGGGACTGGCCGGAGTGATCCAGGCCGCCATACGCAGGGGAGACGGGGCCTGGCAGCAGCGCATCGCCATTGCAGGGATCCCGGCCGAACGGGCCAGAGAGGTATGTCAAGGGGGGATACCGGGTGCAGAAGGTTCTGGTGGTTGACCCCAACCTTTGTACCGGATGCCGCCAGTGTGAACTGGCGTGCTCGTACCATCACGAGGGCTTTTACTCGCCCCACCTGTCCCGCATACGCGTGGTCAAGTTCGAGGACAGGTGCCTCAACGTCCCGGTGGTGTGCAGTTACTGCGAAAGGCCGCCGTGCGAGGAGGTGTGCCCGACGGGGGCCATGTCCCACGCTGTCGGCCAGACTTATGCGGTCGTGGTGGAAGAGAGGTGCATTGGGTGCAAGGAATGCGTCCACGTTTGCCCGCTGGGGGCGGTCGGCATCCACCCGCGCAAGGGTACGGCTATGCGTTGTGACCTCTGCCGGGGGGACCCGGCGTGCGTGAAAGTGTGCACGGCGGGGGCGCTCAAGTTCGAGCCGGTGGAGGAAGAGGTGCGTGACAGGAGGCGGGCGCGGGCCGGGGCCCTGGGCCTTGTGTAGCCGAAAGGGGGACAGGCGACATGCGGGACATACTGGGAGACATCCTGTATGTGGATTTGACGGAGCGGCGCAGCTGGCGGGAGCCCGTCACTCCCCAGCGGGTGCTCGATTTCCTGGGTGGGCGGGGGATCAACGCCAGCCTGTTGTGGGAGCTGCTGGAGCCCGGCACTGACCCCCTGGGGCCCGCCAATCCCCTCATCTTCGGGACCGGGCTGG is a genomic window containing:
- a CDS encoding aldehyde ferredoxin oxidoreductase family protein — its product is MAGRLVRVNLAAGAVTDEGLEEDLVRRFIGGKGLGAHILYGELPAGISPLDSRNLLVFAVGPLTGTLAPGGSRTVVCTKSPLTGLWLDSNCGGRFGSTLRTAGVDVLILEGAAPAPVYVLLTDQGVQVRSAEELWGLGTFETTSRLRELHGAGCSVACIGPAGERQARIASIIADGRAFGRGGAGAVMGSKKVKAVVVARGTGEPRPKDDRLFARAVKEALNEVGIHPDTGGARPRYGTNAILSLIKGAGAYPTCNFLGRDFPGLATLDEEAVRGYFTQNRACLGCPIACSKISRVNEGEYAGAWVEGPEYEDVWSLGAQCGHANVAATIRGEYLCDDCGLDAISAGVAVGFAMECFERGVLNEFEIGFPLPFGGWRAEIKLLEMMGRGEGIGALLSCGVREAARVIGRGSERFAMHVKGLELPAYDPRGAVGMGLAYATSDRGACHLRAWPVGEEILSTKGRYDPLSSEHKAELVKSQQDWFSVVDSCGLCLFSTFALSPDQVADLLYAFTGFEEHGSGDSLMRIGERIYNLTRLFNVREGVSRQEDTLPERLLKEPLAAGPAAGNLPDLEGMLSEYYLVRGWDAEGHPTVTKLRELGLMNHDH
- a CDS encoding dihydrodipicolinate synthase family protein produces the protein MTTEAVQVDVHIFGTLLPEGGKRDLCVRVSPELSIALKEIEQRLAVRLGDRLDRDVIVLVNGRRVLGDFSGWTLKEGDTVVLVPPLGGGFGPGRRSSFRPEGVYVALLTPFNNDGRVDVGAVRDIVEFAVSRGVAGIFPVSSVGEFIHLGGQERARLIEAVVDQCRGRVPVAAGVADTTPAAVIGHASVAQRLGCDAVVICPPYYFRPSEEQVEKHFEVVADALPELPIILYNIPSFTVPLGYDTVKRLSRRPNIVGMKDSSGSMVDMMHFMDKVRIAGAEFNVLTGREDMLFPALVAGAAGCMVASAGIVPELITKIWDYTKNGNFDEARSAQVSILQLVRAMFALPFPVGFKAALEIRGFRVGALQQPLSNAEQYLASGVKARINKLLYALAESYGFEVRVS
- a CDS encoding IclR family transcriptional regulator; protein product: MAASSRYEYYRVHAVERALDILKLYSVEQHELCLADIAQKLGVHKSTAHRLVRTLERAGFLTRNSNTGAYGLGLKLVELGAVVLNNLELRRQARLHLERLHRDTQQTVHLAILDDGEVVYVDKIEGNTPVRLYSQVGRRAPAHCTALGKVLLAHLPPNAAREILIRKGMRRYTPDTIVSVSELMQHLVTVRERGYALDLVEHEPLVHCVAAPIRDYTGRVVAALSVTLIAARVPEEEIARHVALVKRTAAAISADMGWVAPSDAGGARPDESHDLVGMDGCRARPA
- a CDS encoding ABC transporter permease, with amino-acid sequence MRYVVKRLLASSLGVVVLSVVLSLVALCACALAAGANPLTVLAALAQGALQGRYAVLATCAELAAITLCGLAVLIPFRAGFFNIGGQGQLEAGALAAVTVALQMHLSPWITIPAALVAASLVGALTVVVPLVLRLRRGASEVTTTIMMNFACVQFMYAMVTGPMKDPRAFYGTTPAIPEAYRLPVLAGGVHAGIWLSVALAVVLYMVLKSTVFGLHVSAVGGNRSAALAAGIPVDRVMARAVLLGAALAGLAGGVQVLGLTYRVAEGWSKSWGFTGIPVALLGGNPLGVLLVGFVFAVLETGSRSMQAATGVPAALIYLFQGLPVLIFLALNASAILRRGRQQS
- a CDS encoding ABC transporter permease; amino-acid sequence: MNQAWWGDFLLATLRAATPLAFCALGVLLSERAGVLNIGVEGAMLAGALAAVMAGVLTGSAWAGLLLACAVGLGAGLILGALTVLLPADQVVVGIAFNLVSLGVTSFIYKVMVARGVQLIGPAALASLSSAFPQARAGGVWASISPLTYAALAVAVLMYVFLFRSGPGLLWRSVGESAHAAHAAGIDVFRVRLLALVAGTVLCSLGGAALTVAWVRSFTDNITMGRGFIALAAVYFGRWHPVWALGACVLFGAGEALAFRAQASGMGLNPYYYMMLPYVLTLLAVAVMGRALGPRDAGKPYVRG
- a CDS encoding BMP family protein is translated as MRKLIRGVALLLAVLMMVSVAGCAGKKVEQPQQPAEQAKPKVKAGIMYAIMNPARAGGWDRADWAGIEYLRKELGWEVTVAEGVPYPQTAATAAGYAEKGYDIVIFPDNGQIEAFKEVPPKYPKTWFVMTSLCDELPNSPRVAAWFPDLYVYGNVVGAIAAKASKTGTIGVIGGVPIPALITMYSGIIEGAKYVRPDAKVLVYWVGDWVDVPKHREVTTLQVQQGADVIFAVSGPGTTGVFEGAEAGGAKVIGYAADWYEDAPKAVLTSVLIDKRQMYRDMAEQFMSGKLEKKMVNCGAEFFKVADFRGSLPADKVKEIEELVGKMQQGEIVIPVKIHEEIAKK